A DNA window from Phragmites australis chromosome 11, lpPhrAust1.1, whole genome shotgun sequence contains the following coding sequences:
- the LOC133884645 gene encoding TOM1-like protein 6 isoform X2 — protein MQHKNSNVQFLALTLLETLVKNCGDHVHFQVIERNILEEMMKIVKKKADMQVRDKILTLLDSWQEAFGGPGGKHPHYYWAYAELKRSGIEFPKRSPDAAPIFTPPVTRPASLPSYLQAGYGMTVNSSSRLDDAMSSNGASLSMSDLERMLGAVELLTEMLRAVNPNDHDAVNDEIITELMNQCRSDQKRIMSSVSSVRDEELLGQALDLNDKLQTLIEKHDAMASGSPLPAEVTDVGSELPAGTAPNLGAKVAPTFVPTNVLNDEEEEDEDDEFSLLARRKSKFRSTNAENASSGLGTTSSTIHEGIASPAASVPSTTSSSVPSNALSLPDPPAPVRISPEEQVMTDLLALTISSNPSPPYTPVTTEPALNQGGSPASDHPQPYHANQGHATAHYVAPWAQPQSQTAGVQQQTPTQSQLPYNSFAYPPPPWASQNSTESNPFVASSSQHQSTSNSPSNLRPLQQSHSFGVPLRSASSESPINRNLKQPLSAGARRPSYVSSNKFFDDLFERNSDGSLKVGSTVGGDTSSPYKA, from the exons ATGCAGCACAAGAATTCAAATGTCCAATTTCTTGCTTTGACG CTATTAGAGACTCTAGTAAAGAATTGTGGCGATCATGTGCATTTCCAAGTCATAGAACGCAATATACTGGAGGAAATGATGAAAATTGTGAAGAAAAAG GCAGATATGCAAGTGAGGGACAAAATTCTGACACTCCTGGATTCTTGGCAAGAAGCATTTGGTGGGCCTGGTGGCAAGCACCCTCATTATTACTGGGCATATGCTGAATTAAAG CGATCTGGTATAGAATTTCCTAAGCGCTCACCTGATGCTGCACCAATATTTACTCCTCCGGTCACACGCCCAGCATCTTTGCCGTCATATCTTCAAGCAGGGTATGGAATGACAGTCAATTCTTCCTCGAGGCTTGATGACGCAATGTCATCAAATGGGGCTTCTCTGAG CATGTCAGACTTGGAACGCATGCTGGGGGCTGTGGAACTATTGACTGAGATGTTGAGAGCTGTGAATCCAAATGATCACGAC GCTGTCAATGATGAAATTATCACAGAACTTATGAACCAATGTCGGTCAGACCAGAAAAGGATCATGAGTTCAGTAAGTTCAGTGAG GGATGAGGAACTCTTGGGCCAGGCTCTTGACTTAAATGATAAATTACAAACTCTAATTGAGAAACATGATGCGATGGCATCAGGTTCTCCTCTACCAGCTGAAGTAACAGATGTGGGTAGTGAATTACCAGCAGGAACCGCTCCGAACCTAGGTGCAAAAGTTGCTCCAACATTTGTACCAACTAACGTTTtgaatgatgaagaagaagaagatgaagacgaCGAGTTCTCTCTGCTAGCTCGCAG GAAGTCGAAATTCAGGTCCACAAACGCTGAGAACGCCTCTTCTGGTTTAGGCACAACTTCGTCAACCATCCATGAGGGAATAGCCAGTCCAGCAGCTTCTGTTCCCTCTACAACTTCATCATCCGTTCCAAGCAATGCATTATCTCTGCCTGATCCTCCAGCCCCTGTGAGGATTTCTCCAGAAGAGCAGGTTATGACTGACCTTCTTGCACTCACCATATCGTCAAACCCATCGCCGCCCTATACCCCAGTGACAACTGAACCAGCCTTGAATCAAGGTGGCTCACCAGCCAGTGATCATCCACAGCCTTATCATGCAAACCAAGGACATGCAACTGCACATTATGTCGCTCCGTGGGCTCAGCCTCAGTCTCAAACCGCAGGAGTTCAGCAACAGACACCAACTCAGTCACAATTGCCCTACAACTCATTTGCTTACCCACCACCGCCATGGGCCTCCCAGAATAGCACCGAATCGAACCCTTTTGTAGCATCATCGTCTCAGCATCAGTCCACTTCCAACTCGCCATCGAATCTGAGGCCTCTACAGCAATCACATTCTTTCGGGGTGCCACTTCGAAGTGCTAGTTCGGAGTCACCAATAAATCGGAACCTGAAGCAACCATTGTCTGCAGGGGCTCGCAGGCCATCTTATGTTTCTTCCAACAAGTTCTTCGATGATTTGTTCGAGAGAAATTCAGATGGTAGCCTGAAAGTAGGCAGTACTGTTGGCGGTGACACTTCAAGTCCATACAAGGCATAG
- the LOC133884645 gene encoding TOM1-like protein 6 isoform X1, producing MASSPAVRVEKATNELLLGPDWTLNIDICDAVNSDHGQAKEVIKAVKKRMQHKNSNVQFLALTLLETLVKNCGDHVHFQVIERNILEEMMKIVKKKADMQVRDKILTLLDSWQEAFGGPGGKHPHYYWAYAELKRSGIEFPKRSPDAAPIFTPPVTRPASLPSYLQAGYGMTVNSSSRLDDAMSSNGASLSMSDLERMLGAVELLTEMLRAVNPNDHDAVNDEIITELMNQCRSDQKRIMSSVSSVRDEELLGQALDLNDKLQTLIEKHDAMASGSPLPAEVTDVGSELPAGTAPNLGAKVAPTFVPTNVLNDEEEEDEDDEFSLLARRKSKFRSTNAENASSGLGTTSSTIHEGIASPAASVPSTTSSSVPSNALSLPDPPAPVRISPEEQVMTDLLALTISSNPSPPYTPVTTEPALNQGGSPASDHPQPYHANQGHATAHYVAPWAQPQSQTAGVQQQTPTQSQLPYNSFAYPPPPWASQNSTESNPFVASSSQHQSTSNSPSNLRPLQQSHSFGVPLRSASSESPINRNLKQPLSAGARRPSYVSSNKFFDDLFERNSDGSLKVGSTVGGDTSSPYKA from the exons ATGGCGTCCTCGCCGGCGGTGAGGGTGGAGAAGGCGACCAACGAGCTGCTGCTGGGCCCCGACTGGACCCTCAACATCGACATCTGCGACGCTGTCAACTCTGATCACGG TCAAGCAAAAGAGGTGATTAAAGCTGTGAAAAAACGTATGCAGCACAAGAATTCAAATGTCCAATTTCTTGCTTTGACG CTATTAGAGACTCTAGTAAAGAATTGTGGCGATCATGTGCATTTCCAAGTCATAGAACGCAATATACTGGAGGAAATGATGAAAATTGTGAAGAAAAAG GCAGATATGCAAGTGAGGGACAAAATTCTGACACTCCTGGATTCTTGGCAAGAAGCATTTGGTGGGCCTGGTGGCAAGCACCCTCATTATTACTGGGCATATGCTGAATTAAAG CGATCTGGTATAGAATTTCCTAAGCGCTCACCTGATGCTGCACCAATATTTACTCCTCCGGTCACACGCCCAGCATCTTTGCCGTCATATCTTCAAGCAGGGTATGGAATGACAGTCAATTCTTCCTCGAGGCTTGATGACGCAATGTCATCAAATGGGGCTTCTCTGAG CATGTCAGACTTGGAACGCATGCTGGGGGCTGTGGAACTATTGACTGAGATGTTGAGAGCTGTGAATCCAAATGATCACGAC GCTGTCAATGATGAAATTATCACAGAACTTATGAACCAATGTCGGTCAGACCAGAAAAGGATCATGAGTTCAGTAAGTTCAGTGAG GGATGAGGAACTCTTGGGCCAGGCTCTTGACTTAAATGATAAATTACAAACTCTAATTGAGAAACATGATGCGATGGCATCAGGTTCTCCTCTACCAGCTGAAGTAACAGATGTGGGTAGTGAATTACCAGCAGGAACCGCTCCGAACCTAGGTGCAAAAGTTGCTCCAACATTTGTACCAACTAACGTTTtgaatgatgaagaagaagaagatgaagacgaCGAGTTCTCTCTGCTAGCTCGCAG GAAGTCGAAATTCAGGTCCACAAACGCTGAGAACGCCTCTTCTGGTTTAGGCACAACTTCGTCAACCATCCATGAGGGAATAGCCAGTCCAGCAGCTTCTGTTCCCTCTACAACTTCATCATCCGTTCCAAGCAATGCATTATCTCTGCCTGATCCTCCAGCCCCTGTGAGGATTTCTCCAGAAGAGCAGGTTATGACTGACCTTCTTGCACTCACCATATCGTCAAACCCATCGCCGCCCTATACCCCAGTGACAACTGAACCAGCCTTGAATCAAGGTGGCTCACCAGCCAGTGATCATCCACAGCCTTATCATGCAAACCAAGGACATGCAACTGCACATTATGTCGCTCCGTGGGCTCAGCCTCAGTCTCAAACCGCAGGAGTTCAGCAACAGACACCAACTCAGTCACAATTGCCCTACAACTCATTTGCTTACCCACCACCGCCATGGGCCTCCCAGAATAGCACCGAATCGAACCCTTTTGTAGCATCATCGTCTCAGCATCAGTCCACTTCCAACTCGCCATCGAATCTGAGGCCTCTACAGCAATCACATTCTTTCGGGGTGCCACTTCGAAGTGCTAGTTCGGAGTCACCAATAAATCGGAACCTGAAGCAACCATTGTCTGCAGGGGCTCGCAGGCCATCTTATGTTTCTTCCAACAAGTTCTTCGATGATTTGTTCGAGAGAAATTCAGATGGTAGCCTGAAAGTAGGCAGTACTGTTGGCGGTGACACTTCAAGTCCATACAAGGCATAG
- the LOC133884645 gene encoding TOM1-like protein 6 isoform X3, producing the protein MMKIVKKKADMQVRDKILTLLDSWQEAFGGPGGKHPHYYWAYAELKRSGIEFPKRSPDAAPIFTPPVTRPASLPSYLQAGYGMTVNSSSRLDDAMSSNGASLSMSDLERMLGAVELLTEMLRAVNPNDHDAVNDEIITELMNQCRSDQKRIMSSVSSVRDEELLGQALDLNDKLQTLIEKHDAMASGSPLPAEVTDVGSELPAGTAPNLGAKVAPTFVPTNVLNDEEEEDEDDEFSLLARRKSKFRSTNAENASSGLGTTSSTIHEGIASPAASVPSTTSSSVPSNALSLPDPPAPVRISPEEQVMTDLLALTISSNPSPPYTPVTTEPALNQGGSPASDHPQPYHANQGHATAHYVAPWAQPQSQTAGVQQQTPTQSQLPYNSFAYPPPPWASQNSTESNPFVASSSQHQSTSNSPSNLRPLQQSHSFGVPLRSASSESPINRNLKQPLSAGARRPSYVSSNKFFDDLFERNSDGSLKVGSTVGGDTSSPYKA; encoded by the exons ATGATGAAAATTGTGAAGAAAAAG GCAGATATGCAAGTGAGGGACAAAATTCTGACACTCCTGGATTCTTGGCAAGAAGCATTTGGTGGGCCTGGTGGCAAGCACCCTCATTATTACTGGGCATATGCTGAATTAAAG CGATCTGGTATAGAATTTCCTAAGCGCTCACCTGATGCTGCACCAATATTTACTCCTCCGGTCACACGCCCAGCATCTTTGCCGTCATATCTTCAAGCAGGGTATGGAATGACAGTCAATTCTTCCTCGAGGCTTGATGACGCAATGTCATCAAATGGGGCTTCTCTGAG CATGTCAGACTTGGAACGCATGCTGGGGGCTGTGGAACTATTGACTGAGATGTTGAGAGCTGTGAATCCAAATGATCACGAC GCTGTCAATGATGAAATTATCACAGAACTTATGAACCAATGTCGGTCAGACCAGAAAAGGATCATGAGTTCAGTAAGTTCAGTGAG GGATGAGGAACTCTTGGGCCAGGCTCTTGACTTAAATGATAAATTACAAACTCTAATTGAGAAACATGATGCGATGGCATCAGGTTCTCCTCTACCAGCTGAAGTAACAGATGTGGGTAGTGAATTACCAGCAGGAACCGCTCCGAACCTAGGTGCAAAAGTTGCTCCAACATTTGTACCAACTAACGTTTtgaatgatgaagaagaagaagatgaagacgaCGAGTTCTCTCTGCTAGCTCGCAG GAAGTCGAAATTCAGGTCCACAAACGCTGAGAACGCCTCTTCTGGTTTAGGCACAACTTCGTCAACCATCCATGAGGGAATAGCCAGTCCAGCAGCTTCTGTTCCCTCTACAACTTCATCATCCGTTCCAAGCAATGCATTATCTCTGCCTGATCCTCCAGCCCCTGTGAGGATTTCTCCAGAAGAGCAGGTTATGACTGACCTTCTTGCACTCACCATATCGTCAAACCCATCGCCGCCCTATACCCCAGTGACAACTGAACCAGCCTTGAATCAAGGTGGCTCACCAGCCAGTGATCATCCACAGCCTTATCATGCAAACCAAGGACATGCAACTGCACATTATGTCGCTCCGTGGGCTCAGCCTCAGTCTCAAACCGCAGGAGTTCAGCAACAGACACCAACTCAGTCACAATTGCCCTACAACTCATTTGCTTACCCACCACCGCCATGGGCCTCCCAGAATAGCACCGAATCGAACCCTTTTGTAGCATCATCGTCTCAGCATCAGTCCACTTCCAACTCGCCATCGAATCTGAGGCCTCTACAGCAATCACATTCTTTCGGGGTGCCACTTCGAAGTGCTAGTTCGGAGTCACCAATAAATCGGAACCTGAAGCAACCATTGTCTGCAGGGGCTCGCAGGCCATCTTATGTTTCTTCCAACAAGTTCTTCGATGATTTGTTCGAGAGAAATTCAGATGGTAGCCTGAAAGTAGGCAGTACTGTTGGCGGTGACACTTCAAGTCCATACAAGGCATAG